From a single Spongiibacter taiwanensis genomic region:
- a CDS encoding S1C family serine protease translates to MSKPAATLLAGALSLFPVGQALAARPMGEVAQVQPQRPAPVDAIVSIRTFQGKSTGEPLQPLADSMGVIVEAEGFILTSYTGLLNPLSDLLADTVFVKLKGEERRWRQADIVSIEPTLNFAILRIEASKPLPAVGFVPADELHTGRALLSASQRSANRFQRGEISHMNTMECYQDSMTATMLKADFDAPSPALGNPIFSGDGRLVALETGYLAPETSETDPSSQAPGHYVLPAFLAFNIYHAVKFKKSFKSPWTGFSVSALNSFQQKQLPVERYLTGVAIDRVWANSPASALGIQPGDLLLRFHHYPIATVADFQKWLYQYGVGAEVKLHLLRDRQLIILPYKIEERPTWAIPK, encoded by the coding sequence GTGAGCAAACCTGCTGCCACATTACTCGCGGGCGCGCTGAGCCTCTTTCCCGTTGGCCAAGCGCTGGCTGCTCGCCCGATGGGAGAAGTCGCCCAAGTCCAGCCCCAGCGTCCGGCGCCGGTTGACGCGATCGTGTCGATTAGGACCTTTCAAGGTAAGTCCACCGGCGAACCCCTCCAGCCCCTGGCCGACAGCATGGGCGTGATCGTTGAGGCCGAGGGCTTCATTCTGACCAGCTACACCGGGTTGCTGAATCCCCTGTCCGATCTGCTTGCCGATACGGTGTTTGTCAAACTCAAAGGGGAAGAGCGGCGCTGGCGGCAGGCGGATATTGTCAGCATCGAGCCCACCCTTAACTTTGCGATTCTGCGGATCGAAGCCAGTAAGCCCTTACCCGCCGTTGGCTTTGTACCCGCCGACGAACTGCATACCGGCCGGGCACTGTTAAGCGCCAGCCAACGCAGTGCAAACCGCTTTCAGCGCGGTGAAATCTCCCATATGAATACCATGGAGTGCTACCAGGACAGCATGACAGCGACCATGCTCAAGGCGGATTTTGATGCACCCAGCCCGGCCCTGGGCAACCCCATCTTCTCCGGCGACGGCCGCCTGGTTGCGTTAGAGACGGGCTACCTGGCCCCCGAGACAAGCGAGACAGACCCGAGCAGTCAGGCACCCGGACACTACGTTTTACCGGCATTTCTGGCCTTTAATATTTACCACGCCGTCAAATTCAAGAAGAGTTTCAAATCACCGTGGACGGGTTTCTCGGTTAGCGCCCTGAATTCCTTTCAGCAAAAGCAGCTGCCCGTAGAACGCTATTTAACCGGCGTGGCCATTGATCGCGTGTGGGCAAACAGCCCCGCCTCGGCGCTGGGAATTCAACCCGGCGATCTTCTGCTGCGCTTTCACCACTACCCGATTGCGACGGTGGCCGACTTCCAGAAGTGGCTGTATCAATACGGCGTGGGAGCCGAGGTCAAACTGCATTTGCTGCGCGACCGGCAGCTGATCATTCTGCCTTACAAGATTGAAGAGCGACCCACCTGGGCAATCC